A single genomic interval of Mycolicibacterium sp. MU0053 harbors:
- the rimI gene encoding ribosomal protein S18-alanine N-acetyltransferase, whose product MTGEVDDAVIDALRSADVERCAQLESELFVGDDPWPARAFRHALATPHNHYVAARVAGRLVGYAGIARLGRDEPFEYEIHTVGVEPAYRGRGIGRRLLDDLLAFAAGGPVFLEVRTDNDAAISLYESAGFARIGLRKRYYPGSGADAYTMRLEPGEHR is encoded by the coding sequence ATGACCGGCGAGGTCGACGACGCGGTGATCGACGCGCTGCGCAGCGCCGATGTCGAGCGGTGCGCGCAGTTGGAGTCGGAGTTGTTCGTCGGCGACGATCCGTGGCCGGCGCGCGCTTTCCGGCATGCCCTGGCCACTCCGCACAATCACTACGTCGCGGCGCGGGTGGCGGGCCGCCTGGTCGGCTACGCCGGGATTGCCCGCCTGGGACGGGACGAGCCGTTCGAGTACGAGATACACACCGTCGGAGTCGAGCCCGCGTACCGGGGTCGCGGGATCGGCCGCCGGCTCCTCGATGACCTGCTCGCCTTCGCCGCCGGTGGGCCGGTGTTCTTGGAGGTGCGCACCGACAACGATGCCGCGATATCGCTGTACGAGAGCGCCGGTTTCGCGCGCATAGGCTTGCGAAAGCGTTACTACCCGGGCAGCGGCGCCGACGCCTACACCATGCGACTCGAGCCGGGAGAGCACCGATGA
- the tsaB gene encoding tRNA (adenosine(37)-N6)-threonylcarbamoyltransferase complex dimerization subunit type 1 TsaB, whose amino-acid sequence MTAVVLVIDTATPAVTAAVVRRGAGPGELLAERVTRDPRAHAECLTPNVLGALVDAALRMGDLDAVVVGCGPGPFTGLRVGMATAAAYGHALGIPVHGVCSLDGIGGQTRGDVLVVTDARRREVYWARYRDGRRTGGPAVAALADVDTAGLTAVAGSPEHAAQVGVPVVGPEYPSPLALVGAVPDWEAEPDPLVPLYLRRPDAKTLAERGLR is encoded by the coding sequence ATGACCGCCGTGGTGCTGGTCATCGACACCGCGACGCCCGCCGTCACCGCTGCCGTCGTTCGGCGCGGCGCGGGGCCGGGTGAGCTGCTGGCCGAGCGGGTGACCCGGGATCCCCGCGCGCACGCCGAATGTCTGACCCCGAATGTGCTTGGCGCGCTTGTTGATGCGGCGCTTCGGATGGGTGATCTCGACGCGGTGGTGGTGGGCTGCGGTCCGGGACCCTTCACCGGTCTGCGGGTGGGGATGGCCACCGCCGCCGCCTACGGGCATGCGCTCGGCATTCCGGTGCACGGCGTGTGCAGCCTCGACGGCATCGGGGGACAGACCCGCGGTGACGTCCTGGTGGTGACCGACGCGCGGCGCCGGGAGGTGTACTGGGCCCGGTACCGGGACGGTCGGCGGACCGGGGGACCGGCGGTGGCCGCGCTCGCCGATGTGGACACGGCGGGCCTTACCGCGGTCGCGGGATCGCCCGAGCATGCCGCGCAGGTCGGCGTGCCGGTGGTCGGCCCGGAATACCCGTCGCCACTGGCACTGGTTGGCGCCGTGCCCGATTGGGAGGCTGAGCCGGATCCACTGGTGCCGCTGTATCTGCGCCGCCCCGATGCCAAGACGCTGGCCGAGCGGGGGCTGCGATGA
- the tsaE gene encoding tRNA (adenosine(37)-N6)-threonylcarbamoyltransferase complex ATPase subunit type 1 TsaE gives MADERRPGTGVATLDTAEDTVALGRRLGAQLRAGDVVVLSGPLGAGKTVLAKGIAAAMDVDGPVTSPTFVLARLHRARQAGAPALVHVDVYRLLDHAAADLLAELDSLDLDTDLEDAVVVVEWGEGLAERLSERHLDIRLERAADSEVRTATWAWSGS, from the coding sequence GTGGCTGACGAGCGACGACCGGGCACCGGCGTGGCCACGCTGGACACCGCTGAGGACACCGTGGCGCTGGGACGACGCCTGGGTGCGCAGCTGCGAGCCGGTGACGTGGTGGTGCTCTCAGGCCCGCTGGGCGCCGGAAAGACAGTGCTGGCCAAGGGAATTGCCGCGGCGATGGATGTCGACGGCCCGGTCACCTCCCCGACGTTCGTGCTGGCCAGACTGCACCGGGCCCGGCAGGCCGGGGCACCGGCGCTGGTGCATGTGGACGTCTACCGGCTGCTCGACCACGCGGCGGCGGATCTGCTGGCCGAGTTGGACTCGCTGGATCTTGATACCGACCTCGAGGATGCGGTGGTGGTGGTCGAATGGGGTGAGGGCCTGGCCGAGCGATTGTCGGAGCGACACCTCGACATTCGGCTCGAGCGGGCCGCCGATTCCGAGGTGCGCACCGCGACGTGGGCGTGGAGCGGATCATGA
- a CDS encoding alpha/beta fold hydrolase: MSARRWLAGVAGLGAVGTVAGASTARSLTRRNPREDPYAGEDFDIFDTDRSSVVTTPDGVDLAVREVGPADAEVTVVFVHGFCMGMGSFYFQRRDLAPVWGDHVRMVFYDQRGHGRSGVASYKTYTVEQLGRDLETVLTLLAPRGSVVLIGHSMGGMTVLSHARQFPEQYGTHIVGAAIISSAAEGLSRSPVGEILQNPALEMARFATRYAPNLLHRGRGAVRTVLAPILQAASFGDDGVSPTVARYAEQMIHDTPVKTMVGFLHALGTHDEADGLTALAGLPTLVVCGSADVLTTTEHAAEMAAVLGKSELLVIGDAGHLVQLEEPAVINDALARLVDRATPNKLVAMTRRLRERTRSRG, encoded by the coding sequence GTGAGCGCCCGGCGGTGGTTGGCCGGAGTGGCCGGACTCGGGGCGGTCGGCACCGTGGCCGGGGCGTCCACCGCGCGCTCCCTGACGCGCCGAAACCCGCGTGAAGACCCTTATGCGGGCGAGGATTTCGACATCTTCGACACCGACCGCAGCAGCGTGGTGACCACCCCGGACGGCGTCGACCTCGCGGTGCGGGAGGTGGGTCCGGCCGACGCCGAGGTGACGGTGGTGTTCGTCCACGGCTTCTGCATGGGCATGGGCTCGTTCTACTTCCAGCGGCGCGACCTGGCGCCGGTGTGGGGCGATCACGTCCGCATGGTGTTCTACGACCAGCGCGGCCACGGCCGGTCCGGGGTGGCGTCGTACAAGACCTACACCGTCGAGCAGCTCGGTCGGGACCTCGAGACCGTGCTCACCCTGCTGGCGCCCCGCGGGTCGGTGGTTCTGATCGGGCATTCGATGGGCGGCATGACGGTGCTGTCCCATGCGCGTCAGTTCCCCGAGCAGTACGGTACCCACATCGTCGGTGCTGCGATCATTTCGTCGGCGGCCGAAGGACTTTCGCGTTCTCCAGTCGGGGAGATCCTGCAGAACCCGGCCTTGGAGATGGCGCGCTTCGCCACCCGCTACGCCCCCAACCTGTTGCACCGCGGCCGCGGCGCGGTGCGCACGGTGCTGGCCCCGATCCTGCAGGCGGCCTCGTTCGGCGACGACGGGGTCAGCCCGACGGTGGCCCGCTACGCCGAGCAGATGATCCACGACACCCCGGTCAAGACCATGGTCGGTTTCCTGCACGCGCTCGGCACCCACGACGAGGCCGACGGGTTGACCGCACTGGCCGGGCTGCCCACGCTGGTCGTCTGCGGCTCCGCCGATGTGCTGACCACAACGGAACACGCCGCGGAGATGGCGGCCGTGCTGGGGAAGTCGGAGCTACTGGTCATCGGGGACGCCGGCCACCTGGTCCAGCTGGAGGAGCCGGCGGTGATCAACGATGCCCTGGCGCGGCTGGTCGACCGGGCCACCCCCAACAAGCTGGTGGCGATGACCCGCCGGCTGCGGGAACGGACCCGCTCCCGTGGCTGA
- the alr gene encoding alanine racemase, producing MNRPAAVVDLGAIAHNVGTLRECAHSAQVMVVVKADGYGHGAAPVARAAIAAGAAELGVATIEEALGLRGGGVTAPVLAWLHPPGTDFAAALRANVQLGVSSLRQLDDVLAAARQENTTASVTVKVDTGLNRNGVAAADFPDLVAALGRGVAEGALHSRGIMSHLACADEPAHPTNDLQAKCFTDLIALARRDGVIFEVAHLANSPATLTRPDLAFDMVRPGIAAYGLNPVPEHGDAGLIPAMTLTAPVAMVKAVRAGAGVSYGHTWIADRDTTVALIPLGYADGVFRTLSGRFEVTIHGRRRPNIGRICMDQFVVDLGPGATDVVEGDEAVLFGPGARGESTAADWAELLGTIHYEVVTSPRGRVTRVYTGGGAA from the coding sequence ATGAACCGACCCGCCGCCGTCGTCGACCTGGGCGCGATCGCGCACAACGTCGGCACGCTGCGTGAATGCGCGCACTCGGCCCAGGTGATGGTCGTTGTCAAGGCAGACGGCTATGGACACGGTGCCGCCCCGGTGGCGCGCGCCGCGATAGCCGCAGGGGCGGCCGAACTCGGGGTCGCGACGATCGAGGAGGCGCTGGGCCTGCGCGGCGGGGGCGTCACGGCCCCGGTGCTGGCGTGGCTGCACCCGCCGGGCACCGACTTCGCGGCCGCCCTGCGCGCGAATGTCCAGCTCGGGGTGTCCTCGCTGCGCCAGCTCGACGACGTGCTGGCCGCCGCCCGGCAGGAGAACACCACGGCGTCGGTGACGGTCAAGGTGGACACCGGGCTCAACCGCAACGGCGTGGCGGCCGCCGATTTCCCCGACCTGGTTGCGGCGCTCGGTCGCGGCGTCGCCGAGGGGGCACTGCACAGCCGCGGCATCATGTCCCATCTGGCGTGCGCCGACGAGCCCGCGCATCCCACCAACGATCTGCAGGCCAAGTGCTTCACCGACCTGATCGCGTTGGCCCGCCGGGACGGGGTCATCTTCGAGGTGGCGCATCTGGCCAACTCGCCGGCCACCCTGACCCGACCCGATCTGGCGTTCGACATGGTCCGTCCCGGCATCGCCGCCTACGGCCTGAACCCGGTGCCCGAGCACGGCGACGCCGGCCTGATCCCGGCGATGACGCTGACGGCTCCGGTCGCGATGGTCAAGGCGGTGCGGGCCGGTGCCGGCGTGTCCTACGGGCACACCTGGATCGCCGACCGCGACACCACGGTGGCGCTGATTCCGCTGGGCTACGCCGACGGGGTGTTCCGGACGCTAAGCGGACGATTCGAGGTCACCATCCACGGGCGGCGGCGGCCCAACATCGGCCGGATCTGCATGGATCAGTTCGTCGTCGACCTCGGCCCCGGCGCCACGGACGTGGTGGAGGGTGACGAGGCCGTCCTGTTCGGGCCGGGCGCTCGAGGAGAGTCGACCGCGGCGGACTGGGCCGAGCTGCTGGGCACCATCCACTACGAGGTGGTGACCAGCCCCCGCGGCCGGGTCACTCGCGTCTACACCGGCGGTGGTGCGGCGTGA
- a CDS encoding glutamate decarboxylase, translating into MHRMTRNSGSEPAYTGRPSTWRTPALRLPDESTSPDETYRYIHDELMLDGSSRLNLATFVTTWMDPEAGELMSETFDKNMIDKDEYPVTAAIEQRCVCMVADLFHAEGLRDDDPSTAIGVSTVGSSEAVMLAGLAMKWRWRQRVGEDPKTGWKTRTPNLVMGSNVQVVWEKFCRYFDVEARYLPMEDGRYVITPEQVTAAVDEDTIGVVAILGTTYTGELEPVAEICAALDALTGTGGPDVPVHVDAASGGFVVPFLHADLEWDFRLPRVVSINVSGHKYGLTYPGIGFVVWRNAEHLPEELVFRVNYLGGDMPTFTLNFSRPGNQVVGQYYNFLRLGRAGYTEVMRSLSDTAQWLAHEVAALKVFEVISDGSAIPVLSFKLKADVKYTVYDVSALLRGYGWQVPAYTMPDGASDVAVLRIVVREGFSANLARALRDDLVEVLAKLDKVGVGGFADEEHFAH; encoded by the coding sequence ATGCACAGAATGACGCGTAACTCCGGCTCGGAGCCCGCCTACACCGGACGGCCGTCGACGTGGCGAACTCCCGCGCTGCGGCTGCCCGACGAGTCCACCTCACCGGACGAGACCTACCGCTACATCCACGACGAGCTGATGCTCGACGGCAGCTCGCGGCTCAACCTCGCCACCTTCGTCACCACCTGGATGGATCCGGAGGCCGGCGAGCTGATGTCGGAGACCTTCGACAAGAACATGATCGACAAGGACGAGTACCCGGTGACCGCGGCGATCGAACAGCGCTGCGTGTGCATGGTGGCGGACCTGTTTCACGCCGAAGGGCTGCGCGACGACGACCCGTCGACCGCCATCGGGGTGTCCACCGTGGGCTCCAGCGAGGCCGTCATGCTCGCGGGGCTGGCGATGAAGTGGCGGTGGCGCCAGCGCGTGGGTGAGGACCCCAAGACCGGCTGGAAGACCCGCACCCCCAACCTGGTGATGGGTTCCAACGTGCAGGTGGTCTGGGAGAAATTCTGTCGCTACTTCGACGTGGAGGCCCGCTACCTGCCGATGGAGGATGGCCGGTACGTGATCACCCCCGAGCAGGTGACCGCCGCCGTCGACGAGGACACCATCGGCGTGGTGGCGATCCTGGGCACCACCTACACCGGCGAACTGGAACCCGTCGCGGAGATCTGCGCGGCGCTCGACGCGCTGACCGGTACGGGCGGCCCGGACGTCCCGGTGCATGTCGACGCCGCCAGCGGCGGCTTCGTGGTGCCGTTCCTGCACGCCGATCTGGAGTGGGACTTCCGGTTGCCGCGGGTGGTGTCGATCAACGTCAGCGGCCACAAGTACGGCCTGACCTATCCAGGCATCGGCTTCGTGGTGTGGCGCAATGCCGAGCACCTGCCCGAGGAACTGGTGTTTCGGGTCAACTATCTCGGCGGCGACATGCCGACGTTCACGTTGAACTTCTCCCGGCCCGGCAACCAGGTCGTCGGCCAGTACTACAACTTCCTGCGGCTCGGTCGCGCCGGCTACACCGAGGTGATGCGCAGCCTGTCCGACACCGCGCAATGGCTGGCGCATGAGGTGGCGGCGCTGAAGGTGTTCGAGGTGATCTCCGACGGCTCGGCGATCCCGGTGCTCTCGTTCAAGCTGAAGGCGGACGTCAAGTACACCGTGTACGACGTATCGGCGCTGCTGCGCGGCTACGGCTGGCAGGTGCCGGCCTACACGATGCCCGACGGTGCCTCCGATGTCGCCGTGCTGCGCATTGTGGTGCGCGAGGGATTCTCGGCGAACCTGGCCCGGGCGCTGCGCGACGACCTGGTGGAAGTGCTGGCCAAGCTCGACAAAGTGGGGGTCGGCGGGTTCGCCGACGAGGAGCATTTCGCTCACTGA
- a CDS encoding NAD(P)H-hydrate dehydratase: MRYYFTADAIRAAEAPLLAALPEGALMRRAAYGLATAIARELIARTGGIFGRRVCAVVGSGDNGGDALWAAAFLRRRGAAADAVLLRPDRTHPAALAAFRRAGGRVVQTISPATHLVIDGVVGISGRGPLRPEAAEIFARTEAPVVAVDIPSGIDVHTGARTGPAVRADLTVTFGGRKPVHALADCGRVELVDIGLALPDTEVREFEATDVAACWPVPGRRDDKYTQGVTGVLAGSDRYPGAAILCAGAAVATHSGMVRYAGSAAAEVVSHWPEVVAAPDPQQAGRVQAWVVGPGLGVDDAAEQALAFALGSDVPVLVDADGLTVLARRRDGLRARTAPTLLTPHAGEFERLAGAPPAQDRVAAVRALADDTGATVLLKGNVTVIAAPGGPVYLNPAGESWAATAGSGDVLSGVLGALLAAGLPAAEAAAAGAFVHTRAAALAAAEPGPAPVPISASRILAHLRTALGSILQKGPHAQNDA, translated from the coding sequence ATGCGGTACTACTTCACCGCCGACGCGATTCGCGCCGCCGAAGCCCCCCTCCTCGCAGCGCTGCCCGAGGGTGCGCTGATGCGCCGGGCCGCCTACGGTTTGGCCACCGCGATCGCCCGCGAACTCATCGCCCGCACCGGCGGAATCTTCGGGCGCCGGGTGTGCGCGGTGGTCGGTTCCGGCGACAACGGCGGCGACGCGCTGTGGGCCGCGGCGTTCCTGCGTCGCCGCGGCGCGGCCGCCGACGCCGTCCTGCTGCGCCCGGACCGCACTCATCCTGCGGCGTTGGCGGCGTTTCGGCGCGCGGGCGGAAGGGTGGTGCAAACCATCTCCCCGGCAACCCATCTGGTGATCGACGGTGTCGTGGGCATATCGGGGCGCGGCCCGCTGCGGCCCGAGGCGGCCGAGATCTTCGCACGCACCGAGGCCCCCGTGGTCGCCGTGGACATCCCCAGCGGCATCGACGTGCACACCGGGGCCCGCACCGGTCCCGCGGTGCGGGCCGACCTGACCGTCACCTTCGGCGGGCGCAAGCCCGTGCACGCGCTGGCCGACTGTGGCCGCGTCGAACTCGTCGACATCGGCTTGGCGCTGCCCGACACCGAGGTGCGCGAGTTCGAGGCCACCGACGTCGCCGCATGCTGGCCGGTCCCGGGCCGTCGCGACGACAAGTACACCCAGGGGGTGACCGGGGTGCTGGCCGGCTCCGATCGCTATCCCGGGGCGGCGATCCTGTGCGCGGGTGCCGCGGTCGCCACCCACTCGGGCATGGTCCGGTACGCGGGAAGTGCTGCCGCCGAGGTGGTTTCGCACTGGCCCGAGGTGGTGGCTGCGCCCGACCCGCAGCAGGCCGGCCGGGTCCAGGCGTGGGTCGTCGGACCGGGTCTGGGCGTCGACGATGCCGCCGAGCAGGCCCTGGCGTTCGCGCTGGGCAGCGATGTGCCGGTGCTGGTGGACGCCGACGGACTGACCGTCCTGGCCCGGCGCCGCGATGGGCTGCGGGCGCGCACCGCACCGACGCTGCTGACCCCCCATGCCGGCGAGTTCGAGCGCCTGGCCGGGGCGCCGCCGGCCCAGGACCGCGTCGCGGCGGTGCGTGCGCTGGCCGACGACACCGGCGCGACGGTGCTGCTGAAGGGCAACGTCACCGTGATCGCCGCGCCCGGCGGTCCGGTATACCTGAATCCGGCCGGCGAATCCTGGGCCGCCACCGCAGGTTCCGGCGATGTACTCTCCGGGGTGTTGGGCGCGCTGCTGGCTGCCGGCCTGCCCGCCGCAGAGGCCGCGGCCGCCGGAGCCTTTGTCCACACCCGTGCCGCCGCGCTCGCCGCGGCCGAGCCCGGCCCGGCGCCGGTACCGATCTCAGCGTCCCGCATTCTCGCGCACCTGCGCACCGCACTCGGTTCCATCCTGCAGAAAGGTCCTCATGCACAGAATGACGCGTAA
- a CDS encoding nuclear transport factor 2 family protein has translation MRDSELTNELLEFEHAGWKSLCDGSGDAFYGNMMTDAAVMVLANGAVLDRDAVTAALGQSPPWARYEISEVRLIEIAPDTAALVYTGTGWRDDTEPFVGAMSSVYHRGPDGWKLMLYQQSAKG, from the coding sequence ATGCGAGATTCAGAACTCACCAACGAACTGCTCGAATTCGAACATGCCGGCTGGAAGTCGCTGTGCGACGGCAGCGGCGACGCCTTTTACGGCAACATGATGACCGACGCCGCGGTGATGGTGCTGGCCAACGGAGCGGTGCTGGACCGCGACGCGGTCACCGCGGCGCTCGGTCAGTCGCCGCCCTGGGCGCGCTACGAGATCTCCGAGGTCCGACTCATCGAGATCGCGCCCGACACGGCCGCCCTGGTCTACACCGGAACCGGCTGGCGCGACGACACCGAACCGTTCGTCGGCGCCATGTCCTCGGTGTACCACCGCGGCCCGGACGGCTGGAAGCTGATGCTGTACCAGCAGTCAGCCAAGGGCTGA
- a CDS encoding alpha/beta fold hydrolase: MPAAFAVPPVNIGRHRDVGYFRSAAAFAEYLRAYRSGMARLPPYTSSDIPTTFGTVRVYRFDGPAGAPVLLLPGRNASTPMYGVNLEPLRNRRTVYCLDLLGEAGLSVQTRRIAGAEDQAQWLDETLAGLGVHRAHLLGVSIGGWTATNAAVHRPGRVASLTLLDAVLTFDRLPVTTVLASMAMYLPGVPESLRRRTLRWISGGVDLEEAEPVASLIAAGAKNFVLRSAMPRRFTEQQLRSLEVPVLAFIAGRSVMLNAHRATENARKLLRHSQVELWPTASHAINGEYPEKIAEVASAFWDSALG, encoded by the coding sequence ATGCCGGCCGCGTTCGCTGTTCCACCCGTCAACATCGGGCGGCACCGCGACGTCGGTTATTTCCGCAGCGCCGCGGCGTTCGCCGAGTATCTCCGGGCCTATCGGTCCGGCATGGCGCGACTACCGCCGTACACCTCGAGTGACATCCCGACAACCTTCGGGACCGTGCGGGTCTACCGGTTCGACGGTCCGGCCGGCGCGCCCGTGTTGCTGCTGCCCGGGCGCAACGCGTCCACCCCGATGTACGGGGTCAACCTGGAACCGCTGCGCAACCGCCGCACCGTCTATTGCCTCGATCTGCTCGGCGAGGCGGGACTGTCGGTGCAGACCCGTCGCATCGCCGGGGCCGAAGATCAGGCGCAGTGGCTGGACGAGACACTCGCCGGGCTCGGCGTGCACCGCGCGCATCTGCTCGGCGTATCGATCGGGGGTTGGACGGCCACCAACGCCGCGGTGCACCGTCCGGGCCGGGTGGCCTCGCTGACACTGCTGGATGCGGTCCTGACGTTCGACCGGTTGCCGGTCACAACCGTCCTGGCCTCGATGGCGATGTACCTGCCGGGGGTGCCCGAGTCCTTGCGGCGCCGGACATTGCGCTGGATCTCCGGCGGGGTGGACCTCGAGGAAGCCGAACCGGTGGCGTCGCTGATCGCGGCCGGCGCGAAGAACTTCGTGCTGCGCTCCGCCATGCCCCGGCGGTTCACCGAGCAACAACTGAGATCCCTCGAGGTTCCGGTGTTGGCGTTCATCGCGGGTCGCAGCGTGATGCTCAATGCGCACCGCGCCACCGAAAACGCACGAAAGCTCCTGCGCCACAGCCAGGTCGAGCTGTGGCCTACGGCCTCGCACGCGATCAACGGCGAATACCCGGAGAAGATCGCGGAGGTGGCATCCGCGTTCTGGGATTCAGCCCTTGGCTGA